One stretch of Punica granatum isolate Tunisia-2019 chromosome 5, ASM765513v2, whole genome shotgun sequence DNA includes these proteins:
- the LOC116207595 gene encoding red chlorophyll catabolite reductase, with the protein MAVFSPNTLLFPSLSSRPVQFPSHPSVKSPRRRRFSASAASSSSSSSLPPMEGRSKFMDFPHVSAPHRSLMFDLLSAVENRLGTQLEPCALPPNVEYYQNQAGNARGSLYVRRGQSSSPVDFVLGSWLNCQLPTGGALNITSLSAYLKTSTDAPNFLFELIRNGPTSLVMILDLTPRKDLVMFPDYLKTFYEDTQLDSHRQALEKLPEAQPYFSSALYIRSVVSPTAIMLKIDAGGEDRLEEIIDSQLPTISKAVLEIWLDKCAYGEERGVDEADRAYLEKRDNVVKRKTIDIDLASNFPRLFGPEIAGRVIEVLREVYAV; encoded by the exons ATGGCAGTCTTCTCACCCAACACTTTACTCTTCCCGTCTCTTTCCTCTCGGCCAGTTCAATTCCCTTCTCATCCTTCCGTCAAATCTCCCCGTCGCCGGCGGTTCTCAGCCTCGGCcgcctcttcttcctcctctagCTCATTACCTCCTATGGAAGGCCGGAGTAAGTTCATGGACTTCCCCCACGTGTCCGCCCCGCACAGGTCCCTGATGTTCGATCTCCTGTCGGCGGTGGAGAATCGCCTCGGGACCCAGTTGGAGCCCTGCGCTCTGCCGCCGAACGTAGAGTACTACCAGAACCAAGCAGGCAATGCCCGCGGCTCTCTCTACGTCCGGCGCGGCCAGAGCTCCTCTCCG GTCGATTTCGTGTTAGGAAGTTGGCTGAACTGTCAGCTCCCGACAGGAGGAGCGCTGAACATCACGAGCCTCTCGGCCTACCTTAAAACTTCGACCGACGCCCCGAACTTCCTGTTCGAGCTCATACGGAATGGGCCGACGTCGCTCGTCATGATCCTCGACCTAACTCCGCGAAAGGACCTCGTCATGTTCCCCGACTACCTTAAAACGTTCTACGAGGACACCCAATTGGATTCCCACAGACAGGCTCTCGAGAAACTCCCCGAGGCCCAGCCTTACTTCTCCTCGGCACTCTACATTCGATCGGTGGTCTCTCCAACTGCCATAATGCTCAAGATCGATGCAGGAGGCGAAGACCGGTTGGAAGAGATCATCGACAGTCAGCTGCCTACCATCTCAAAAGCAGTTCTGGAGATCTGGCTGGATAAGTGCGCGTACGGGGAGGAGAGAGGTGTGGACGAGGCCGACAGGGCTTACTTGGAGAAGAGGGACAATGTGGTTAAGAGGAAGACTATCGACATCGACTTGGCATCAAACTTCCCGAGGCTATTCGGTCCAGAAATCGCTGGAAGGGTCATAGAAGTCTTAAGGGAGGTCTATGCAGTGTGA
- the LOC116207597 gene encoding heat shock factor protein HSF24, with amino-acid sequence MGIQPQQQRSAPAPFLTKTYQLVDDPGTDKVVSWDESGATFVVWNTAEFAGDLLPNYFKHNNFSSFVRQLNTYGFRKIAPDKWEFANDNFKRDHKELLTGIRRRKAVPTPPQSAAAAASNSGDDQGSSSTSSPDSKSPGSANTSALTSQFADLTDENEKLKREKEQLSTELAQTKKQCDEMVAFLTGYLKVAPDQISLIMRQGAGGAARDGGEEGLKLKLFGVWLDEGKEQNKKKREREEKVGLTGPGGPEEMRAFDLHPHPPLKSSKVCN; translated from the exons ATGGGCATCCAGCCGCAGCAGCAGAGATCGGCGCCGGCGCCGTTCCTGACGAAGACGTACCAGCTGGTGGACGACCCGGGCACCGACAAGGTCGTGTCGTGGGACGAGTCCGGGGCCACCTTCGTGGTGTGGAACACGGCGGAGTTCGCCGGGGACTTGCTCCCTAACTACTTCAAGCACAACAACTTCTCCAGCTTCGTCCGGCAGCTCAACACCTAC GGATTTAGGAAGATTGCTCCCGACAAGTGGGAATTCGCCAACGACAACTTCAAGCGCGACCACAAGGAGCTCCTCACCGGGATCCGCCGGCGCAAGGCCGTTCCAACGCCTCCCCAGTCCGCCGCAGCGGCGGCGTCGAACTCCGGCGATGACCAGGGTTCCTCCTCGACGTCGTCCCCGGACTCCAAGAGCCCGGGGTCGGCCAACACGTCCGCGTTGACCTCCCAGTTTGCTGACCTGACGGACGAGAACGAGAAGCTGAAGAGGGAGAAGGAGCAGCTGAGCACTGAGCTGGCGCAGACGAAGAAGCAGTGCGACGAGATGGTCGCCTTCCTGACGGGGTACCTCAAGGTGGCCCCGGATCAGATCAGCCTCATCATGCGGCAAGGGGCCGGCGGGGCTGCCCGGGACGGAGGAGAAGAGGGCTTGAAGTTGAAGCTGTTTGGCGTTTGGTTGGATGAGGGCAAAGaacagaacaagaagaagagggaaaggGAGGAAAAGGTTGGGCTGACTGGACCCGGTGGCCCGGAGGAAATGAGGGCCTTCGACCTTCATCCTCACCCGCCACTAAAGAGCAGCAAGGTCTGCAACTGA